The window ATAAATGCATTAGAAGTGGGATTGCCTCCAACAGGAGGACTAGGAATAGGCATAGATAGAATGATAATGCTTCTTACAAATCAATCAAGTATAAGAGATGTAATATTATTTCCAACAATGAAACCTATAAAAAATAATTAAACTTTTAATAATAACTCTGCAATTGCAGAGTTATTATTTTGGTATAATATAGTATGTAGAATTAGAGAAAATAAAATCCTAATTAACTTGGAGGGGTTAATATGTATACCTTAGATGAATTAGAGTCTATAGTTAGTACATGTAGGGCATGTCCATTAGCTAAAACCAGAACTAATGTTGTATTTGGTGAAGGTAATAAAGAGGCAAATATTATGTTCATAGGTGAAGGACCAGGATTTTATGAAGATAGATCAGGAAGACCTTTTGTTGGAAGGGCAGGACAGTTATTTGATAAAATTTTAAAGTCAATATATTTAGAGAAGAAGGATGTTTATATTGCAAATATAGTTAAATGTAGGCCACCGAAAAATAGAGATCCTTTAGAGGGGGAAAGTAAGGTTTGTATAGAATATTTAAGATGGCAAGTGAAAATAATAAATCCTAGTATATTAATTTGCTTAGGCCGAATAGCTGCAACTAATATTATAGATTCAAATTTTAGAATCTCTAGAGATAGAGGACAATGGATTAAAAAAGGGAAGTATTATATTATGGGCACTTATCATCCGGCAGCTCTTTTAAGAGATGAAAGTAAAAAAAAGGAAGTATGGAAAGATTTTAAAAAAATACATCATAAGAATATGGAACTAAATAATATAAAGAAGGGATGATTTCATTGAAAAAGGAAAAGTTGAAAAGGTTAAACGAAGAAATAACTATGGATTACAATGAAAAAACCATAGTTTTAGGTAATGGGAAAATAGATAGTCCTATTCTTCTTATAGGTGAGGCCCCTGGTAAGAATGAAGAAAAACTTGGAAAACCTTTTGTAGGTCAAGCAGGTAAATATTTAGAAGAATTTTTAGAAGTATTAGAATTAGGTAAAGAAGATTTATACATAACCAATGTAGTTAAGTATAGGCCTACTAAAAAAAGTAAAAGAACAGGTGGGTTAATAAATAGAACACCTACTATGAAAGAAGTATTAGATTTTACCGGCTATTTAATAGAAGAAATAAGTATTTTAGAGCCTGAAATAATAGTAACCCTTGGAAATGCTCCATTAAAAAGTATATACGATGAAAGAGCTAAAATAGGAGATTTACATGGAAAAAATATTGATATAAAAATAAAAGATAAGGAGTATAAACTATGTCCTTTGTATCATCCAGCTGCGGTTATTTATAGGCAGGAACTAAAAAA is drawn from Tissierellales bacterium and contains these coding sequences:
- a CDS encoding uracil-DNA glycosylase: MYTLDELESIVSTCRACPLAKTRTNVVFGEGNKEANIMFIGEGPGFYEDRSGRPFVGRAGQLFDKILKSIYLEKKDVYIANIVKCRPPKNRDPLEGESKVCIEYLRWQVKIINPSILICLGRIAATNIIDSNFRISRDRGQWIKKGKYYIMGTYHPAALLRDESKKKEVWKDFKKIHHKNMELNNIKKG
- a CDS encoding uracil-DNA glycosylase; the encoded protein is MISLKKEKLKRLNEEITMDYNEKTIVLGNGKIDSPILLIGEAPGKNEEKLGKPFVGQAGKYLEEFLEVLELGKEDLYITNVVKYRPTKKSKRTGGLINRTPTMKEVLDFTGYLIEEISILEPEIIVTLGNAPLKSIYDERAKIGDLHGKNIDIKIKDKEYKLCPLYHPAAVIYRQELKKVYMDDLKKLKKIMEIL